The DNA sequence CGACCCAACCGAGAAGGCGATGTGAGCGTAACCGGGGTGTAGCTTCGCCCCTGCCGGTCCGTCATCCAGGCTGGTGGACATCATAAGCTCCAGCCTCGCTCCGGAAGGGAAGGTCAGGAAACAGGATTCGAAACCCTTGGCCAGGTTGGTGTAATGGGGGCCGGCTTCGGCGTTAAACCAGGTCTCGTAAAAGTCCCGCATCCCGTCCAGATCCAGGGTCCATATGGCGATGTGTTCGATACGCATGGGGGAAGTATAACAGCTGGCGGCATACTTTTCTCTACCGCCAGCCTGGGGGCCAGGTGCTATGTGCCAGGTGCCAAGGTAAAAGAAACAGGGACTTTTAACCTGGAACCAGACCTGCCTTTTCTCCGATACTAGGAGCCTGTCGGAGAACCCCATGCAGGCTCCTGGATATAGTTTTTCGGAAATAGCATTTAGACCGAAAAGAACA is a window from the bacterium genome containing:
- a CDS encoding VOC family protein, whose translation is MRIEHIAIWTLDLDGMRDFYETWFNAEAGPHYTNLAKGFESCFLTFPSGARLELMMSTSLDDGPAGAKLHPGYAHIAFSVGSEEEVDSLTQRLLHSGLTVVDGPRRTGDGYYESVVLDPDGNRVEITL